In a genomic window of Mycosarcoma maydis chromosome 5, whole genome shotgun sequence:
- a CDS encoding uncharacterized protein (related to VPS71 - nucleosome-binding component of the SWR1 complex) has product MSVSVSLRKRRSVASRPVTNRPQTITGQQNRALNEEQERERQAKELDARRRRARRRLDELERINYRDAPTASASFSVAPNSSTGSLDASTSAAPDSTAATAADVDLVGAAAATVGVSLAQRRRNQAEIKRILVGGRRNLHSIVEELIDQGRLPLRGGKNRANWRSTRSAPSQKPARKYCTICGYYGDLACIRCGHRYCSRRCRDVHDENRCERPLR; this is encoded by the exons ATGTCGGTCTCGGTGTCGCTGCGCAAACGGCGCTCAGTCGCATCACGGCCTGTCACCAATCGACCACAGACCATCACGGGTCAGCAGAACAGAGCGCTCAACGAAGAACAGGAACGCGAACGACAAGCCAAAGAGCTGGATGCGCGTCGACgtcgcgctcgtcgtcgtcttgatGAGCTAGAGCGCATCAACTACCGTGATGCTCCAACGGCTTCTGCTTCATTTTCGGTAGCGCCTAATTCTTCCACCGGCTCACTAGACGCATCCACTTCTGCAGCGCCCGACTCTACGGCGGCAACTGCAGCAGACGTGGACTTGGtaggcgcagcagcagcaacagtcGGAGTGAGTCTAGCGCAGAGAAGGAGAAATCAGGCCGAAATCAAGAGGATCCTCGTCGGTGGGCGAAGAAATCTTCATTCAATAGTGGAAGAATTGATCGATCAAGGTAGGCTGCCCTTGCGAGGCGGCAAAAATAGGGCCAACTGGAGAAGCACAAGGTCAGCACCGTCGCAGAAACCGGCAAGGAAGTATTGTACCATCTGTGGCTACTACGGCGATCTGGCTTGCATTCGATGCGGTCATCGATACTGCTCGAGGCGGTGTCGAGATGT ACACGACGAAAATCGGTGTGAACGCCCACTACGCTAA